The sequence GTGAAAGccctaactctgaatttcctgacttGTGTCCTTTGTTTCCCAACCTCAATACTTAACATTTTATTTAGCTGTGGGACAGTGTCCTGGTTTAGCAGTGATGGGAACAAGACTTCCTTGCCACAAAAGATAAAAGTGCTTAGTTCTATTGCTCAGGCCCCAAAAGGAGACAGTGACTGTTCGCATCAGAGTAGTGGATGGTTAATGCTACCTTTGTGAGTGCTGCATCTTAGTAAGGAGAATTAGATCTACTCACCCTCCTCaccttcatcatcatcttcatcctcctcatcctcttcctccttgagttaaaaaaaataaataagaatctGTGTTTGTACAAGGACCAAGATCCTGTGACTAGAGATTAATTCCTTTTCCACTCCAATCATTCATGTCTCTTCAAGAGGACATTGCCCTCTGGCAGCACAGGAATGCAAAATGGCCAAGTAACAAAATTAGCCCCCCTCCTTGCATCCTGATGCCTGCTCCCCTTCCTCATCCTTCATCCCACAGGAACAGGAACTTGTGGGCACAAAGAGAAATTGTAATGCCGCCTGGAAACACAGAAAGGTGTTTCCACCCTCATACCATCCCTACCTACAGCATTAGGAATCCAGGCATTGCTTCCCAGAGCAGCTGACTACCTAGGAAGCTCTTTTCTTGAATGAGACTAGCCTCAGGCAAGGATACAACATACTTGGCCAGATTACAAAGTTTCTCAGGAGGACTGATTTTCGTCAGCAAGCGTACAGATGAAGTATTTACTAAGAGGCAGCCCCAAAGGCTCACACTGATGTCAAGCCAACAAGAATAGCCTCACCTCATCATCGACTCCATCTTCTTCCTCTTCACCTTCCAGATCATCTTCATCCTCCTCTTCGTCATCAATGACTTCCTCATCCAACTCATCTTCCTCATCGTCATCCTCTTCCTCACCTTCTACCACAACAAAGGGAGATGAGTGGGTTCCCCACCAATGTGCTCAAAGCAACACACCAGAGACAAGGAACCAGGAAATGCACCCAGACAGCTTTTGGCACAGATGTGCCAACTCATAAAAAGCAGCTAACCCAGAACAGCCCCACTGGCATCAGGTAAAGCCCTGTGCCCACAGAACAGACCTACGCATGGGAGATATGTCAACTGACAAACCCAGCTGGTTTAAATCAAGTTTGGTTTTCCAGTTCATGCCTGGGGGAGATGGGATTACCAAAGTAAGATTAGACTTTGGCAAGGAGTTCACACAACTGGGGTGGTCGGTGGGGGGTGGCTAGTGAAATAGGTGGGAGGCAATTACAGAGAGCCACTCCAAGCCCCCTTTACCTTCTCCGTTCTCATCATATTCATCATCCAGCCCATCACCATCTGCTTCAGGGTCTGAGTCAGGTGCCTCCTGGTCATCGGCATCAAACCCATCCAagtaggtgagctggggcagaaggGCAAACATGCTCTCCCGGTAGTTGATCAGCATTGTCACCTCGCAGTTGAAGAGGTCCAGGCTATGCAGATTTGGCAGTTTCTTCTGCAAAGATTAATTGTTAGGCCATTAGGAGACCGTTCCGGTAAACTTGCTATGAGCAAAGGGATGAGGGAGACGTTAGGATGTGCCAGGAGCAAGGAGTTCACTACCTGACCTATAGTAAAGTAACTCTTTCATGCATACTATTTTTTGTAATATGTGCCCCTTAGAAAACCTAGGGCTGATGTCAGACACCCTCATGGGGGCCAAGCAAGTCATTGCCACGACACACCCAGGTGCCACCTACCTCAAACATCGCCTGAGCCCTTAGCAGTCCTTTTCCAGGTGGACACTGAGCATATTACATCCAGTTTTGCTCATCCAGCCCAATTTCATGTTCCTTTAGCAACTGGTTGCTGGTTTTCCAGACAGAGGAGCCCAGCCAGATATCGGGCAACTCGTCAGTTCACATTAGAACCATGAAGTGCTGTTGGAACCGTTATCAAGACTGTTTGACTCCAGCTGCACCCACATGACACCCAAAGGAAACAGCCTCTATCAGTTAGATCCATGCACAGGGCCTTTCACTCACCAGGGGCTCCAGGGTGTTGATGTCCTTGATCTTGTTGCCACTTAGATTCAAGTGGGTCAGGTTAGGGGTCCTCTCTGCTAGAACTTCAAGGCCACCGGAGATCCGGTTATCGCTCAGCTCCAGCTGCCAGAAAATATTTAGATGCATTGCTATAGAGGTTCTCAACTCTTGACATAGGTGAATAacattcccattttgcagatgggtaaGTCAAGGACTCTAAGGCCACAGAGTGAGTCAGAGCATGGACCAGAACACAGGAGTCTAGATTCCCAACCCCattctctaaccactagaactTGCTACCTATAAATTGCAGATATAGAATCCATTTTAACTTCATTATGTTACCCACAGGAGGCAAACAtgagcccctctcctccccctgaaTATTTGCTGTTTGGAAAGGGAGGGAAATAAAGAAGCAGGACAGGGGATTTGGGCAGTTTTCCAATACAGCTctgacaccctccccccacaacacAAACCGCAGAATGATCATGTCAGGAGAGAGCTCTACCGAGCCCACTCAAGGCCATACATGGAACACTAGTAACAATCCCTCAAGTTAAGAAGCAGTGCCAAAAAATCCAAGTTAAAAGCAATAATGTGAGGTTTACTCCTCCACTCTCCTACATGCCTGACGTGGGGGTGGGAATCACTAACACTTCAGCTACAAAGGGCGTGTTTACACCAGTCAGAGCACAAGGTCAGTGATATGAAATGGCCAAGGATCTTTACAACCTTGGTTACACTGATCCTTTCTTCCAGAAGATTTCACACCGCTGTATCTCCACTGGTGGCAGGGCTACTGCAGACAAGACTCTAGGCAGCTGCCTGCATTTCAACCATTGTTTCACAGAAAACATGGTAATGCTTAAAATGCCAGCAGCCACCGTGGAACTCAGCCCACCCTACCACATGCAGCCACTCCAGAGGTGTCTGCAGTGGTGGAAATTTTCAGAAAGAAGCTAGCATAGCCAGCCATGCACAATGAGGTAAGCCCCAAAGGCAGTGTTGCTCTGGGATCAGAGTCACAAGCATCTGCTAAGAGCACAACGCTTTCCAGCAAATTGGGGTCACATGCACACAGGGTGATCGCCATCAGATATAGCCTCTTCAACCTCTAAAGCGAGGACTGAAGATTATTAAATGGTTAAATGAGACTGTACAGTCATTCTGCTTGATTATTGCTCCCACATCTATTTGATTAACCCCCATATAAACATTTTGTGCAGCAAAGCAGCGCCTGTGAGGCTCAGGCCCCTTCCCCTTACTGCTGAATGATGTAAGGCAGCACCCACAACAGGTGTCAGCAACAAGTTCCCATGCTGGGTGAGCTGCAGGTGTAGAGAGGGACACACTGAGGACAGCAAGAGTTGAGAAATCATCGTGAAAGCCTGAGACGAAGATGATCCCTGGGCTTCTAAACTGGTGCCAAGTCAGCTATTAGCACCCAGGGACCAGCAACAGAATTTTTCTAGTGTGGTCCACGCATATGGGCTAGAGGGAGATTAATTTAGGCTTCAGGCCTTCCCTGCTTTTTaagaaatatttctttaacaTACTTCAATTTGCAAAGGGATTTTTGCTCAGCACTTCAAAGTAGCAAGGTAACTGCAGCACCAAGCAGCATGATGCCCCTGTGAATGGATGAGGCTGAGGGAAGAGGCCAAGATCCTCAGAAGTGGTCTCTAGTTTTGGGTGCTCAGAATGAGTCATGATGCAAGGGTCGTCCTACCACAAGAGGCTATGATAGCACCCATGTGAATGAAAGCAGGAGGCAGGCACTGATACCTCCGAGGAAGTAGGACAGCTATACAAGGGGATGGAGAAATCGTATAAGGAAAGCTCAGCTCTAACGCCAGCAGCTACTGCTCCATTTGCCAGAAGACTCATGGTAGGGCTTCACAGCCTCACGTCCAACTGGCATCACCCCTTACTTTACCTTGCGGAGCTTGTTGAGCTTGGGGAGATTGGAGACAGACAGCAGATTAACGTTGATCATGCTGAGGAACTCCAGATTTTCAAAGTCTGAGGAAAGGCCGACAATCTTCCCATCGTCCGAGCGGCAGttatccagcaccagctccttCACCTAGAGAAGGAAGGAGAAACACTCAGCAGCTGGCACAAGGAGCCATAATTGTCACTTAAAACTGCTGGAATCTCTCAGCTCTAAAAATCAATTTGTATTAACCTACTGAATTAACCGATTAAGATCAAGCTCTTGAGTGGGACCAATGTAAGACTGAAGCATTATGCACCGGTCTAAGGCACCAATACCAAATAAACCCCTCTCACCCACCCTGCTAAAGGAGTATGCAAGTAATCCACTATTTATAAACCAAGTTTACCTTAGCGTGGGTACAAGGTGCCAGACTGGCAGTCCCTAGATACCACAGTCCTACCCCCAGTTCAAGTACAGGCCGTGATAAACTTCACTGCCACTATGCCATGTCACCAAGATACAGTGGGATCATCTCTAAAAAAGGTTCCGTCTCTGTGTCCCAGGTAATTTGTGGCATCTGAGCAGTGAATGTTAACAAGGGAATCAAAACTGAGCAGAACTGAAATCTCAACTCATTTCATATAAGGCACCAAAGAGCTTTCACATGGCAATTATTTTCACCCAGATTTGAAACTACAAGGTTTTATCCAGTTACTAATGCCCTTTGGGTCCCATCTTTCCATTCATCTGGATTTCCCCCTTATGCTGGAAAATCTTTTAAAGTAGCATTTCCAGCCCAGCTCAAAGGCCATACTCTCCATCTACTTTATGCACTAGTCCCCAGCCAGCAGGGGAGCACAGCAGCACAGTAGGGTATATGACAATTCCTCtgccctgactttttttttttaaatgaagtttgtAAGATggccagctcacacccagacctCATATACACTCAGTATTTACCACACTAAAA comes from Gopherus flavomarginatus isolate rGopFla2 chromosome 24, rGopFla2.mat.asm, whole genome shotgun sequence and encodes:
- the LOC127040360 gene encoding acidic leucine-rich nuclear phosphoprotein 32 family member B isoform X2, with product MEMEKRLTLELRNKKPAEVKELVLDNCRSDDGKIVGLSSDFENLEFLSMINVNLLSVSNLPKLNKLRKLELSDNRISGGLEVLAERTPNLTHLNLSGNKIKDINTLEPLKKLPNLHSLDLFNCEVTMLINYRESMFALLPQLTYLDGFDADDQEAPDSDPEADGDGLDDEYDENGEGEEEDDDEEDELDEEVIDDEEEDEDDLEGEEEEDGVDDEEEEDEEDEDDDEGEEDLPQGEKRKRDLEDEGEEDPEDEEDEEDD
- the LOC127040360 gene encoding acidic leucine-rich nuclear phosphoprotein 32 family member B isoform X1 encodes the protein MEMEKRLTLELRNKKPAEVKELVLDNCRSDDGKIVGLSSDFENLEFLSMINVNLLSVSNLPKLNKLRKLELSDNRISGGLEVLAERTPNLTHLNLSGNKIKDINTLEPLKKLPNLHSLDLFNCEVTMLINYRESMFALLPQLTYLDGFDADDQEAPDSDPEADGDGLDDEYDENGEEGEEEDDDEEDELDEEVIDDEEEDEDDLEGEEEEDGVDDEEEEDEEDEDDDEGEEDLPQGEKRKRDLEDEGEEDPEDEEDEEDD
- the LOC127040360 gene encoding acidic leucine-rich nuclear phosphoprotein 32 family member B isoform X4, encoding MEMEKRLTLELRNKKPAEVKELVLDNCRSDDGKIVGLSSDFENLEFLSMINVNLLSVSNLPKLNKLRKLELSDNRISGGLEVLAERTPNLTHLNLSGNKIKDINTLEPLKKLPNLHSLDLFNCEVTMLINYRESMFALLPQLTYLDGFDADDQEAPDSDPEADGDGLDDEYDENGEGEEEDDDEEDELDEEVIDDEEEDEDDLEGEEEEDGVDDEEEEDEEDEDDDEDLPQGEKRKRDLEDEGEEDPEDEEDEEDD
- the LOC127040360 gene encoding acidic leucine-rich nuclear phosphoprotein 32 family member B isoform X3; the protein is MEMEKRLTLELRNKKPAEVKELVLDNCRSDDGKIVGLSSDFENLEFLSMINVNLLSVSNLPKLNKLRKLELSDNRISGGLEVLAERTPNLTHLNLSGNKIKDINTLEPLKKLPNLHSLDLFNCEVTMLINYRESMFALLPQLTYLDGFDADDQEAPDSDPEADGDGLDDEYDENGEEGEEEDDDEEDELDEEVIDDEEEDEDDLEGEEEEDGVDDEEEEDEEDEDDDEDLPQGEKRKRDLEDEGEEDPEDEEDEEDD